The region GTTTTCCGCTTAGTCCATAAAATTTTTGTAACCTACATTTTCCATCACCTCTTACTCACCAAGCTCTTGGTTTTGAGACTAAAAGGATGAAAATCAAGGCTTAACTAAGATCTAAAAAACATAAGCCAcgtttggagctttatacctccaaatggtgcACAATGAAGAAAAAATGATGGATCCAAAGTCTTGAGAGCAAAACCTACTCCTTGAAGGCCCTTCTTTACAAACAAGGAAACACACAACTCACTCCAaaagctcaaaatgctcaaaataGACTAGGGTTTGCAAGGAGGGTCGATCTTGGGATGGAGGCTGATAAAAGTAAATGTCTTGGGGCTATAATggtgcttaaatagtgcacaaaccctaaatatttggATTTTGGTCTGAACCACGAACGCCCAACGTACTGGTGCGGGTCGCAGGTAGCCCAACGTACCaacgtgtacgcccaacgtactcaagcaGCACCCAAAAGTCACGGAATTGCCAGTGAGGACCCTTCTtgcaaacaattcataactcaAGGGTCCAAAAGCAAATATCTAGAAAAAAAGAGggtacaaaatacaaaataaatacacTATGCAAAACAAAATACAAGAGTGTATAAAATACGCTAACAATTTTGATACCAGTTACAATGGGTATATGTTTCCATCAAAAACTGATTCGCATCTGATGAATTCTGATAACACCTTTTTTAACACAGATCTAAAAGATCCAAACTGGTTTGAAATGCAGATTAGTATAATATTAGATTATGTGCGCCTTTTAGAGCCATAAACTAAGGACGTGTTTGACACACAACGTTTGAATATCTTTGTTTTGAACAAAAAACCTCGTTTGACACTATAAACTTTTAACGTTTTAAAAGCTATTTTATGTAGCAATTAACACAACACTATGACTTGCAGCTAGTTTTAATGAAGATGCCCCAAACCAAAAGTCGTGTGATACACCTGTATCAAAagcaatgaaaaaaaaaatacacgtCTATCGAAAATGTTTACACATAAAAGTAAGAGAAAATTACAAAAAGGATCCCTATGGTTTACCAAAAGTCACAAAGTCAGtctctattaattttttttgatgcaaatggtccttgtggtttgcgaAACTTGcaaagttagaaatttgtttgaaaaaataaattaatttgcTGAAGGTAGGGGAGAAGACTCAAACTCACGACCTCCACCCCTTTATTTGAACAAAACCTTAACCAGTTAGCTGATTGCTCACTTGGTTATAACACCCTAAAACTAATTTATATAATAACAAAAAcgttaatatttaaataataaataaattacaaaaaacatttttttgtaaataaaacaaaatgtattttagtcgtattacaaaaaaaaattgttttttacaAACAATTTGTATGTATTCATTTTacgtaaaatatttttttttttatttctttaaaaaataagttttcatataaaaatatgttttcgtatattatatttttttatgtctttaaataataataattaacaatactcatgacataaaaaaatgtataaattcTGTTGAGCCGCTAGTTCTAAAACCGTTTTTTcagttatatatattaaaaacaacTTAACAACGATTATGTTATGTATCTAAAcaatttatacatttttttttatatcaaTAGTACTATTAATTATCGTTATTTTAAAAAGATATATCACTATTTCTTTTTATCTTCATTTCAATCATACGATTTAAAACTTGCAATTAAGATGAAATACGTATTTTAAATAAGATATATAACCGAAtaggtttttatgtttttttaaatacatataacCAGAAAACGGTTTTTAGAAAACTGTTTTTCggttatatatatttaaaaaaaatgaaatacgtATTTTAGAACTAGCGACCCCAtagaattaatatattttttttatgtcacGAGTagtgttaattattattatttcaaagacataaaaaaatataatatatgaaaacatattttttatatgaaaactttttttttttaaaaaataaaaaaatatattttacgtaaaataaatacatacaaattctttgtaaaaaacaatttttttataataCGACTAAAATActtattgttttatttaaaaaaaaagttatgtaaaaaatgtttttttttgtagtttatttattatttaaatattaacgTTTTTGTTATTATATAAATTAGTTTTAGGGTGTTATAACCAAGTGAACAATCAGCTCAACTCGTTAAGATTTTGGTCAAATAAAGGGGGGTGGAGGTCGTGAGTTCGAGCCTTCCCCCTTACCTtctaataattaatttattttttctaacaaatttcaaaaatggtctctgtggttttTCAAATGTCATGAATTCAGTCTTTCTGtacttgaaaagacgaaaatgctcTTACAGATTTAGTCCCTAACGGCGTTTTACTAACGGTGTTAGTAAAAAAGGCAAACTTTGCAAGTTtcgcaaaccacaaggaccatttgaataaaaaaattaatagagaCTGGCTTTGTGACTTTTggtaaaccacaaggaccatttttgtaattttatctAAAATAAAATTAGGCGTTAAAAAAAGAAGTCACAAACTAAATAAAAGAtatgagaaaataaaaaatgaaaaatatgtgtgtATGAAAGAGATACATTAAATCCACGAAGTTGCATCGTTTCTTGAAATTCTCATCATCAAGAAAAACACCAAATCCAGGAAGTGACTCCTGTGCGAAAGTGTTCCGTTGGAGCGATCGATTTCACAATCACAGGTCCTTTTCAAAGCTTTCAATCCTTCAtttccgtgtttttttttttcttgtttgtttTTTTCCCGCATACCATACCAATCTCATCATACTCGTATGATTTTATTAGGAATTTGGATCTTCTTGTGATAAGGAATTCAATTCGATTCTAGAATTCGAAGTTTGCAGATAATTTGGTAGTGTTGTGGGTAAGATACCTACCTTCAACCGAGACGATGGACGTAGGTTCTTATCGCGCGACAAACATTTGCAGTCACTGGTAATAATAGGGTTTctttttcttgaaaattgttgcgTGATTTTGAGATTTCTTATTTAATATGATATTTGTTGCATTGCATATGGGATTTTATGAGGTTAAGTGAAACAGTTGGTTATACGTAGCCTGTAGGCATAGAAAGATTTGTGTTTGGTGCGAAAAGTGTTTGAGGTTTTTAAGCTAGGGTAGTTGTTAACTGACGATTTGATTGTCTCGTCTGGCATCTATATCCATTATATCCCGATTTGAAATGTTAGATCATACCAACGGGAGCTTGAAATTGCAAGTAATCTTTGatggtttcatatatatatatatatatatatatatatatatatatatatatatatatatatatatatatgatgccaTTAAATACAAAAGGTTCTGTTATCCTATTCCTATTGATGTCTTCTTTTCCATATCTCTTGTTCTAGTTTTTATGTTGGTTTAACTTTTTGAAAATATATACTCTATATTGTTTGGATAAGTAAGTGTTAAGAGTTGAGAATATAAAATTGGTGAAGAAAAAAAACGAGAATAATAATGTAAGCATGATTGTGCAGTGACAGAGCGATTCCGTCTTCGAATATCGATCTGCATTATTTTCACTGCTCGCGCAATTTAGAAAAATGTAAACTCTGTGATGAAATGGTTCCCAAAAAACACGCTGAAGAGCATTACTCCAACACCCATGCTCCGGTATGTAGTCAGTCATTCAGTCAGGTTATTATATACATATTggctttaaaaaaattaataagtgAAAAAGAAACAAGAGCTGAGAGGACACGCACACACACAGGTATCATGTTCATTGTGCAGCGAGAGCATGGAACCTGAAAGCCTGGCTGCACACCAACGTGAACATTGCCCCAAACGAATCGTGACATGTGATTACTGTGAATTCCCTTTGCCTGCAATCGACTTATTTGAGCATCAGGTAACCAATAATCAATCTTTCTTTCCAAAATATTTGAAATACCAATTAatcatttcttttaaaaataccAATTACCAGGAAGTCTGTGGAAACAGGACAGAGCTCTGCAATCTGTGCATCAGATACATCAGATTACGTGAGAGAATGGCCCATGAACTCACTTGTAACGGTGTCCCAGATACCACTGCAGAAGCTTCCAGGTTTAAAAaactttttacttttttttttcaacaaaaaaatatACTCCACTATATATTTAAGAAGTGTTAGGTTTGAATGTTTGTTTGTTTGATGTTTGATGTTTGTGAATTAGGGCGAGGGAAGGTGAAAGAGAGCATGGGGGTGGGGCAGCTAGAAGAAGGCCGCGACCCCCACCACAAGAATTCTCTACAAGAAGACTTGTATTCACGATAGCCATAACTGGAATAGCTGTTGTCTTGGGCTCTCTCATGTTCCAGAGGAAACCACAAAATACTGACCTCCGTTAAAACTTATAACTCTTAAACCAACCCTAAACTCAAATTCTTTCTTTTCTTTACTGTAAAAAAAAGGAGAAAATTTATATGTTTGATTTGGTTTTGCATCTCAGATATTCATTCCTGTTCACTGACCTTTGACCTCATTATACCAACCAAATTTATGCTTTCTTAtagtattataatattattatatgcaTGTTAATAACGTTACTCTTTGCATTGTGCCTAGTAATTGAATCATGCAAACATCATTCTTTCAATAATGGATGTTAAAAGCCGCATCTATTGGTGCAATTGATATATCATATATTGGAAATTTAATTATACCTTCAAATACGGTTTGCTTGTATTTCTGTATGTATACGGTATAAATATTAGAATTGGTTTCTGATGTATCAATGTACAAACTCTTCTTAAACGAGACCAGCTCTAAGTCACCGGGTGTTCACTTAATGAACTAATGAGTTACATActtagtctatatatatatatatatatatatatatatatatatatatatatatatatatatatatatatatatatatatatatatatatatatatatatatatatatatatatatatatatatatattgtatatgtGTGTTTAATCTTCATCTAATCTCAacataacttaacatattcagaCATATACCATACCATATAATATACTTTTATGATGAGAGTCTAGTGATTGAGGTAAGTAATAttgtaattgttttgtgatttaccCCTATCTCATCAGTGTGGGTCCAAATGGTGaggtttgcattttttttttaaaatctattTATATTAAGATACATACCATACATTTCATGGTTTTCATAATGCCTGCTAGCTTTGCTTAATTATTTTTGGATGTGTAATTTTAGACATTTTTCATTTACATATTCCAAAAAAATACTTCTCATACAATTTTAATGAAAATAACTATTAACATTGGAAATTCATGATAAGATGTGATGGAAAAAATCTTGATAGAAAAATAATACCAAGCTTAGCTCACAAGTTATTACTAATTTATATCATATAGTTTGATTAATATTTCATAAAAATCATATGTTTTGTTCGGTTAAACTAGATTTATAAAAGTTCTTATATGAAAAGTCATTTGTTatttaatatcatttatatacgGATGGgtaaaattatcatttaattagTTCAAACAGTTTTTTTGGTTTAATAAAAAAACAAGTTTAATATATAAGATATTTTCATTGTTTTATGGCCTACTTAAATAAAAAGATTTATTAATCAATAATCATCTTTCTTTTCTCTTATGATCACTTTgttttaatttaaattatcaatTTGGTGCTTAGGGTAGTTAATATAAATGGATTTAGACGAAACCACGTAATCAATATGATGATAAACGTATAGCCGTATAGGTATGACACATACCGTTTTTATAGTTTTTGTGTTAAACTATAATTGAAGATGGTATAAAAAGTATAATTACGTTTTTATCTATTTTGCTAGTTATGTGTAAAAATTGTATATGAATTTGGGTTGCGTAATTAGATATCTCGAAGTTAAGACTCTTATTAATTTAGT is a window of Lactuca sativa cultivar Salinas chromosome 1, Lsat_Salinas_v11, whole genome shotgun sequence DNA encoding:
- the LOC111894689 gene encoding uncharacterized protein LOC111894689; the encoded protein is MDVGSYRATNICSHCDRAIPSSNIDLHYFHCSRNLEKCKLCDEMVPKKHAEEHYSNTHAPVSCSLCSESMEPESLAAHQREHCPKRIVTCDYCEFPLPAIDLFEHQEVCGNRTELCNLCIRYIRLRERMAHELTCNGVPDTTAEASRAREGEREHGGGAARRRPRPPPQEFSTRRLVFTIAITGIAVVLGSLMFQRKPQNTDLR